The following coding sequences are from one Pongo abelii isolate AG06213 chromosome 3, NHGRI_mPonAbe1-v2.0_pri, whole genome shotgun sequence window:
- the LOC129059208 gene encoding LOW QUALITY PROTEIN: basic proline-rich protein-like (The sequence of the model RefSeq protein was modified relative to this genomic sequence to represent the inferred CDS: substituted 1 base at 1 genomic stop codon), with protein sequence PSPPPLPPSPQLPPLPPPPLPPPPPPLPPPPLPPPPPPSPPSSPPPPSPPPSPPSSPSPPPPPPSPPPPPLSPPSPSPPPPPPSPPPPPPSPPSPSPPPPPPSPPPPPLSPPSPSPPPPLPSPPPPPPSPPSLITTISLPPPLPPPPPPPSPPPPPPSPPPPPLSPPSPPPPPPSPLSPSPSPPPPLPSPPPPPPSPLSPSPPPPSPSPAPPPPPSPPPPPSPPPPSLSPPPPPSPPPPPLSPPSPSPPPPLPSPPPPPLSPPSLITTISLPPPLPPPPPPPSPPPPPPSPPPPPLSPPSPSPPPPSPLSPSPSPPPPPSPPSPPPPPSPSPPPSPLSPPSPSPPPPPLSPPSPSPPPPPPLSPPSPSPPPPLSPPSPSPPPPPSPPPPPLSPPSPSPPPPPPLSPPSPSPPPPPLSPPPPPLSPPSPSPPPPPPPPSPPPPPLSPSPPPPPLSPPPPSPPPPPPSPLSPSPSPPPPLPSPPPPPPSPLSPPSPPPPPLSPPPPSPPPPPPSPLXPPSPSPPPPPPPPPPPLPPPPPSPPLPSPPSPSPPPPSPSSPPTPLPYHYHRSKCA encoded by the exons ccatcaccaccaccactaccaccatcaccacaactgCCACCATTGCCCCCACCACCACTAC caccaccaccaccaccattaccaccaccaccattaccacccccaccaccaccatcaccaccatcatcaccaccaccaccatcaccacccccatcaccaccatcatcaccatcaccaccaccaccaccaccatcaccacccccaccaccactatcaccaccatcaccatcaccaccaccaccaccaccatcaccacccccaccaccaccatcaccaccatcaccatcaccaccaccaccaccaccatcaccacccccaccaccactatcaccaccatcaccatcaccaccaccaccactaccatcaccacccccaccaccaccatcacctccatcacttATCACCACCatatcattaccaccaccattaccaccaccaccaccaccaccatcaccaccaccaccaccaccatcaccacccccaccaccactatcaccaccatcaccaccaccaccaccaccatcaccactatcaccatcaccatcaccaccaccaccactaccatcaccacccccaccaccaccatcaccactatcaccatcaccacccccaccatcaccatcaccagcaccaccaccaccaccatcaccacccccaccaccatcaccaccaccaccatcactatcaccaccaccaccaccatcaccacccccaccaccactatcaccaccatcaccatcaccaccaccaccactaccatcaccacccccaccaccactatcaccaccatcacttaTCACCACCatatcattaccaccaccattaccaccaccaccaccaccaccatcaccaccaccaccaccaccatcaccacccccaccaccactatcaccaccatcaccgtcaccaccaccaccatcaccactatcaccatcaccatcaccaccaccaccaccatcaccaccatcaccacccccaccaccatcaccatcaccaccaccatcaccactatcaccaccatcaccatcaccacccccaccaccactatcaccaccatcaccgtcaccaccaccaccaccaccactatcaccaccatcaccatcaccaccaccaccactatcaccaccatcaccatcaccaccaccaccaccatcaccacccccaccaccactatcaccaccatcaccgtcaccaccaccaccaccaccactatcaccaccatcaccatcaccaccaccaccaccactatcaccacccccaccaccactatcaccaccatcaccatcaccaccaccaccaccaccaccaccatcaccacccccaccaccactatcaccatcaccacccccaccaccactatcaccaccaccaccatcaccaccaccaccaccaccatcaccactatcaccatcaccatcaccaccaccaccactaccatcaccacccccaccaccaccatcaccactatcaccaccatcaccacccccaccaccactatcaccaccaccaccatcaccaccaccaccaccaccatcaccactatgaccaccatcaccatcaccaccaccaccaccaccac caccaccaccaccattaccaccaccaccaccatcaccaccactaccatcaccaccatcaccatcaccaccaccaccatcaccatcatcaccacccaCACCACTACcatatcactaccacc gatCCAAATGTGCCTGA